A segment of the Methylomonas paludis genome:
CATTCGATAGTCCCACGCCAAACGCTCAAGAAACTTATTGCAAGCATTACGAGCTTCCAATGCATCTTCTTCAGCAATATAACGATCAACGATCGCTGTAACCATAGAGACATCGAATAAGCCTGATTCTAAGTATTCGATGACTACAAGTTCAAAGTCATCGCAACCACGAATTCCTAGCTCTGTCGTAAGCAATTTCCATTTGGATTTACGCTTGCTCTCCTCTGTTTCTTCAACTTTCTTATCGTGAAGAACACTCCAATCCCTATCAGAACCTTGCGAAAGGACAAAATCAAAGTCTGGCCCATCATCAATACCTTTATAGTGAATTGCGGCAAGTAATACTGTTGAAGGGATAACGCGATAGAGCACTGCTTCGCTTAGGTCTTCACGATTCCCAAGGATGCGATTGATCGCTTTTATAATTTTCTGGATAACGCGAATGTTGGTCAACTTGCAAAGTTCCACAGAACACTGAATTGTCGCCTCGTATTTCGATGGACTCAGACCCACGGCAATTTTAAAGGCCTCTTCGGTCGATGTATTCAGTCGCAATTCTTCGTCAATAACTTTCTCACGGAATGTATCCCAAATCTTGCGCTGGTCAAGCTTGTCGCTATTTAGGATAAGAACAAAACGCGAATCATGTTGCTGTGTAAATTCATCAATAAATCCAAGAACTTCATCAATGTTAAGTCTTTCGTGTTTACGCTCAAGGTCATCAAGGACAATTATTTTATTATTGAGCATTGCTGGTGCGAAAATTAGACCTATGTCATTCAATGCCCCCAAGCTCTTATGAACTCCCTCAAGAGCCTTTACACCAGTTTTGTATACTTCAGTTGCACTTTTCCATAGATGAGGATTAGCCTTCATTGAAGGAACCGCACTTTGAAGAAGCTTGATTTTTATTTGCTCGATGGTAGACAGTCCAAACAGTGAAGCATAGAGTGCGTTCTGAACATCCACATCGGCAGATGATTTCTTTACTTCGTCCCACATGTGGCTTTTGCCAGTACCCCACTTGCCCGAAAGAGCAATAACTTTATTATCTTTATCAGCCAACAGTTGAATAAGCTGTTCTTTTGTAGATTTCAACGACATTTTTTACATCCAGCGAATAAATTCGTGTGGTAATTGACTGTCATGGGAAGAACATGAGCAGTTAACATCAATTTTAAGTATATGATAACAAGCAAAAACATTGTACATTTCAATCTATTACAAAGACTTAAAGCCGCACAGCAGGCTTCAAAAAAATATCGGCATATTTACTTTAATCCTTTAAGATCGTCAGTGAGTCGCTATTTTTGCGAAAGCTTGTTTAGGGGCATCCCAGCCCCAACAAGCGGCAAAAATTACGCGACCGCTAATGCCTCCGGCGGCCCCGATTCGTCCTCCTCACCTCGTTCCGACCCAACAAGGGGATCGGAACTTCGGCTCCAAGTGACTTGACGGCGTTTCGCGATGCCTTGCAGGTTTTCTCCGCTTCGCTTCGAAAACCCGCCCGGCGCTACGCCTATCGGGGACTAAAAATCTTCGCTCCACTTACGTTCCGCTTCCAAGATTTTCAGCGTAAGAGTGCATTTGATCTTGCCCGGATTTCACGGACACTCCGCTAAGCGACTTTTTTAGCTTCAAAGGTTTCCGGGCTGACATAGCCCAATTTGGAGTGAATCCTTTTGCGATTGTAATATACTTCGATATATTCGAATACTTGATATTTAGCTGCTGATCTGGTCGAAAATCCTTCCCCATGAATAGCTTCGACTTTAAAACTATGGTTCCAGCTTTCCATGGCGGTAGAACAATACTGGCTGCCACGATCCGAATGCACAATGACGCCTTTAGGCATTCGGTGACGCCATAACGCCATGATCAAGGCATTACAAACCATCGTTGCCGTCATGCGTTCGCCGATGGCCCAATCGATCACTCGACGTGAATAAAGCTCAAGTACTACCGCTAAATATAGCCAGCCTTCATCGGTCCAAATATAGGTGATATCCGACACCCAGTTTTGATCGGGACCGTCTGCCGTGAAATTTTGTTTCAACAGATTCGGTGCGACCGGTAACGAATGGTTGCTATTCGTTGTGGCTTTGTATTTCTTAGCCACTTTCGTTTTCCAGCCATGGCTTCGCATGATTCTGGCTACCCGGTGTCGGCCTGCTGATTTTCCTTCTTCTTGTAGTCGCCGAGTGATTCTGGGTGAGCCAGGACGGCCCTTCTCATCCTCAAAATATGTTTAATATCATTGGCTAGCAATTTATTAGCTTCGCCTCTATCGGAAAGTGGCCTGTGTTTCCAGTCGTAATAACCACTCCGTGAGACAGCTAACATGCGGCACATGAGTTCCACAGGAAATTGACCTTCATTGGCTTTGATCATGGCGTACTTCACTTGGGTTGTTTGGCAAAGTACGCCGCCTTTTTTAAAAAGGCGACTTCCTCTTCCAGGCGGGCGTTTTCTCGTTTAAGCCGCGCCATTTCGGCCTGCTGTAGCTTTTGATCTTCGAAGGGCTGTTCCGTTTGGCGACGCTTGGCTAGCCAGTTGTACAGCATCGATTCGGCGAGTCCTAAATCTTTGGCTGCTTTTGGAAAGCCATCCTTATCGGCACGCTCCAGGGCCTGTTCTTTAAACTGCGCCGTATATTTGTTGCGAACAACTGGGGTCTTGGTTTCGTTTTGGGCTTTCATGATTTTCCTCGGGGTTAGAGATTACTCTCTTAGCCGAGTGTCCGCTAGATCGGGGCAAGATCAGATTGAACAGCCAGATGCAAAGAAGCGATGTGATTATCGATAGAGCCGTCACTAACAAAATCGGCCGCCACTTCGTTACTCGGCTGTTATGTTTCATTCACACTGGCCAATACCTGATTGATTACAGCCGCCGAAATTCGGAAGTCTGAGCTGTGCAATACTTCAAAAATTGCCCGCGCCGATGGAATCAATCCTTGTTTTTTAGCCAAACCGATAATGGCAGCTGTTCCGATAACTCGGAGTCCTTTTTCCTTGGCTACGGCCCTGCCTGCACGTTCATCCATGATCAATAAAACCTGATCGGGATCAGTTAAGCCAATATTGATACAGTCTGTTTCACCGGCATCCAGATCGATGTCTAATGTTGGAGATATAAGATGGGGCCATACTGTTACCGAACCTTCGGCAATTGCATGTGCGATAGCGAGTTCTCCTGGCGCTTTTTTGCCAGGCAAAACTTCCTGTTTTACCGATTCCGGCAAGTAAACCTGACCAAACAATTTTGGTAGCCAGACTAAGCCACCAACCAGCGCCAAGCCAATTAAGGGGCTGGAATCTATGACAACGTTGCGTGCCATGAGTCGTTAAGCTTGGCTAAGCCATTGGTCCAGGGTATCTAAATCCTGCTGCACTTCCTCGGCGGTTTGATCGACGACCGGAATGCCTAAACGCGAAACGTGAGCCATGAAACTGGCTAACGGCATATCAGCGAGTTTTGCGGATCGAGCGAGGGACAAGTTGCCATCTTTAAACAAGGCGGTTGCCAAGGCTTTGCGCACACCCGGCATGCCGATTATTTTGGCGGATTTGAGCCCCACCATTACTGCATCGGGCTCGTTTCTATTCATGACCAACACCATGTCTTCATGCGCCATCCGTAACGCTTCACTAGGGTTATTTTTTAAACCACTGACATTGACGGTTTTCATAGGTAAGTCTCATAGGAAGATTGAGTAGGCTCATTATAGGCTTATTTGCTTTGCATGAAACTTATTAAATATTGGCTTAGGCGCACGTACCAGATAACAACCGTTTCAGTGGCTGATTTATTCAAAATCGAACAAACTGACAGTGCCTTGCGCCGTGTCTTTCTCGGTTGATTGTATTTTGGATTGAGGCTGACGAGGTTTGAAAATTTCGTGTTGGGCAACATCGCCCAAAGCATGACGCAAAGCCAGTCGCCAACCTTTGTTGCCATCATTGATGCCACCCGTGGTAATCGCCGTCATACCGAATAACCACCAGCGCTCTTCCGGGCGTAAGGCCAGCCAATTACGAACGGCGATGGGGATATGATCGAATTCCATGCCTTCCACTGCCCATGCCAATACGCATAACTCTTTACCTAATAAGCGGTCGACTGGATTTGGGCCGACTTTCCAGGTTGAGGTTTTTAGATTGCGCTCTTTCAGGCGCGCATTAAACGCACGTTGCACCTCGCCACGGATGGCAGTCCAGCGCGTGCGCTCCAATACGACACGCACAATCAAACTCTGTGAATGATCATGAGTTTGCATGCCCAAATTTTCGACAATGCTGACACCGCCGGTATTGGTGCGCGGAATCTCAACAATAAAATGATGAGGATCGCTGGTTGCAGGTACACCAAAACCTAACGTTGGATGGACAATCGTTTGCGCAGTTTCTTTTTTACGTGTGGCCATTTAGCTATCTTGGATCACGTCATCCGGCTTAATTGACAAAATCTGAGCAATCAATATCGGAAACATCACGCAACAACCTATCCCCCCCCAAAAATTTCTTGAACTGTTCAACACGCATGCGTTTGCGCTCTTTGGTTGATGCTTCGATAGTGTCACGATAATGATCAATATACTTATTAAAACCGTCTGAAATCAAGAAAGCTCGCTTGTTATGAACAATCTCTGATGATGCATTAATTATTTCTTGGCGTTCTGGCGTCAGATCATTGACAGATTTTGCTTGATTTCGAATAAATTCCTGTCTAGATAAATAATCAGGCAATAAAGTCTATATCTATTTTTGGACTTAAAAATTAATGATTTTGATAGTACAAGCTTGCCCATCTATCAAAATAAACTATTATTAATAAAACTGATTTAAACTTGTAACCTTACGAGTATTTACTACTGGAATATTGACTAATCCAGTCTAATTGTTATGTTTATTTGGATTCTCTGCCCCAACTGTTTAGGAACCATAAATATGAATTTTGAAACCAGAATTACACATAATCCCTTGCAATGCGGCGGCAAACCTTGTGTTCGCGGCCTCTGTACACGACAAAACGCGCCACTTAAATTCTGAGGGTTATTTTCCCAGACCGACTTCGGTCATAATCGATCATAGTCGGCGGACATAAAAACAAAATCCAGAATCGAAGCATCTCATCAGCCGATTTAACCGTTTTCAACAAAAAGTTATTCAGCTCGTCTAGCCCATAACGAAACAAGCTACATTCCGGGCGACCGTGTTGTTTGATGGTTAACGGCTTAACGGCTCGATGTTTCCATTCCCCGACTTTATGGGCCCAGCAAAAAGCAATGGCTTGGAGCGCCATGACTTTCTTAATCCGATAATACCGGGTCAGCCGGGTCAGCCGGGTCAGCCGGGTCTCTTCTAAATGGAAGCCGCGCCCTTTCAAGCATTGGAACAGGTTTTCAATTTGCCAGCGCTGGCCGTAAACTTGAATCGCCTGAGCCAAGCGCCGGTTACTGGCCAACACTAATAGCTCGTTGGTCTCTAATTTTAAGGCGTTCAACCAAACCCACTGATCGCCAATGCGCTGTCTTTTCCTCAGTACGCGCTGCTCGCCCACCTTTAAATCCCGGAATAGGGCTTGAACGGGCTTTCCGGCGTGGCGGCGATTGGTCAGTAACTGATTGTCTTTCATCCGAATCAAATACGGAATGGTATGGTCTGTTAACCATTGCCACCACTGATCGCCAATAAACTCCCGGTCAGCCAATACGCCTTGAATGCCATGCCGACCAAACTGCCGGATGAAGCGTTGCAATAAGGCGATTCGTTCACGCTGATTGGAGTTACCCTGCTTATTCAACACCAACCAGTACACCGGCACCGCCATGCCTTTATAAGCAATCGCCAGGGTGAGGATATTCAGATTGGCCTTTCCCCATTTCCAGTTAGTGCGATCCAGAGTCAAATAATACGACTGGCCCTTAAAATCAAACAACTGCATGATCAGATGCGCCACGGCGTCATAATCAAAAACAACGGTTTGAAAAAAACGCTGAAGCCGCCTGTACCGGGACTTTAAGGTCGCCTGTCCACCAAAATTCACCGCTAATTGCGTTAAATTCATGTGCCTGGATTGGATTAACGCCAGTAACAGACCGATAAAACAATCTAAACGGCGCTTGCTCCAAGACACATGGTCTTTTAAAATCGCTCTAAGCCCATCGTTTAAGTCCATGTTCACCCCCTTTTTTAGTCATTAGAGAGTGAAACAGATTTGCGATGGGCTTTCAAGTCATAAGCTTAGATCATCTTCTTTAGCCGGTTTTTAGGTTTTGTCGTGTACAGAGGTTCGCGGCATGAGAATCCGGGTCAGTGATATTTTGCAAATGCTCGGCGAAGGCGTCAGTAGTGACGAAATTTTACTGGATTTTCCAGTCCTTGAAATACAAGACATCCAAGCTTGCTTATTGTACGCGGCTCGCCGTGCAAATTTGGAAAGATTAGCCGCATGATTTTTTGGATTGACGCACAACTGCCTCCTAGGCTTGCAAACTGGTTGATTCAGACTTTTAATGAGGCCTACGCCTTGCGTGATCTAAATTTACGCGATGCCGAAGACGAACAGATTTTTCATACTGCGCGCCGACCCGGTATCGTCATTATCAGCAAAGACAGTGATTTCGTTGAAATGGTGTTACGTTTGGGCAGTCCTCCCCAATTACTCTGGGTCACCTGCGGCAATGTCACAAATACCAGATTAGAAAACCTGTTGCTAAAAGTATTTCCACGAGCACAAGAATTGCTTTCTCAAGGTGAATCGATAGTTGAGCTAACTGATCTGGATTCTAACCAATATAAAAACCATTAATACATTCAATAACTAGCCGCAACATTCATCACCCCCTCACCTAGCCAAGCCTGGCCAGTAATATTGCATTGCTTTTAAAGATTGCTCGGCACTGCATTCCTGGCTTTAGGCCCATGTTTAAGGCACTGTGCCGAGTAACCAGCGCACTAAAGCTGTCACCGCCTGCCAGGTAGATGACGATTTCGGCATTAACTTCATCCAGATGCACCCGACTGATAATCCCTAAGAGCTGATTTCTGGCGGAAAAACGCCATTTTTCCGGGCCGACAAACAGGCTGATTTCATTTTGATTGATTAAGGCTAACACTTCACTACTCGGTTCAAGCGCTAAAGCCTCCGCTTCGGTATGGCTGAGACTGGCGCAAACCTTGGCGCCGCCTTTAAGTTTTACCAGCACTTCGGTATGAACCGGCCCCTTGCTTAATTGGGTAACCACACCGAACATCTGGTTGGCTGCACTGGTTTTGATGTTTAAGGGCTTCAACAGCATTAATACTTCGGCATCGGCTTCTACGGTTTGATTAAGCTGTAACAAAAACTGCTGATGCTGCGCTTCGAGTTTGGTAAACAGATTAAGCAGAATGCGGCCTGCTGGAGTGAGACTGGTGCCCCCCCCTTTAACGCCTCCGGTTTCTGATGTGATCAGGGTCTTGGCTGATTGATTGTTGGCCCGTTCAATAATAGTCCAGGCACTTTTATAGCTTAAACCCAGCTGTTTGGCTGCCTGATTGATGGAGCCACAACCGTCGATAGCCCGCATCAAATCAAAAATGCTCTGATCTAGTACGGTGGCCAGACGAATTTCGCCTTGCACACATGAAGATGAATTTTCGGTTTTTGCCATATCAAGCCAATTTTTATATTGTCATCACACCACTTTGATCAGCAGCACAAATTCGTTATAGACATTAATACCTATCGAATAAGCTTATTTTAGCGCAATGAGCAAAGTCTGACATTAACGTTATTCGCAATTTAATAACGGAATTTGCTGTCGGCTACTGGTATATTCCTCTCATCAATCATTTAGTCATGGAGTAGGATTATGAAAACCAGTGCACGCAATCAATTTAGTGGCGTTATCAAAGAAGTCGTGATTGGCTCTGTTAACGCAGAAGTCATTTTAGAATTAAGCGGTGGCGAGTTGATCGTGGCAGCCGTTACCAAGGAATCCGTGGAATCGCTGGGTATCAAAACAGGGATTAGCGCGATTGCGCTGGTAAAGGCACCACAAATTATCGTGGTTTCTGATTTTGGCGGTTACAAGATATCGGCAAGAAACCAATTGTCCGGCACTATTTCCAGGGTTACCCCCGGTGCAGTGAATTCGGAAGTGGATATTGAATTAAAAGGTGGCCAAAAAGTGGCTGCTACCGTCACTGTGGACAGCATTAATACTTTGGGTTTACAAAAGGGTCAGACCGTGACTGCGGTGTTTAAAGCCGGCGCGGTTTTACTGGCCATCCCGGCTTAATATTGCTGGGCGGTTGATCAACAGGACTGTGACGGAAACGCTAAACAGGATACGCCGACTCTGGCGGCTCATTGTTTGCAATTGATGCGCATCACTGCGTTCAGCTCGTGCTACCCCGTATCCGTCAAAATTAGATGGGTCGATTACTAGACTTTACTGCCTTAGGATAAACAAAAACCCGCAAGCCACCCGGCTTGGCGGGTTTTTTATTGTGCCGTGATCGCTGAACATTTTAACTGTTGGTAGAAAAAAGCGCATGGTCATGTCACTATGGCCTGACAGCTGTCTATAATAGGCAAAAGCGAATAATATAAGTAAACCATAACTGAAGCTGCCAATGTCTGATACCGATATTCGCTGGAAACAACGCTTCGACAATTTTAACCGCGCCTTGCATCAGCTTAGGCTGGCGGTTGAATTATCACAACAACGTCCGTTATCCGACCTGGAAAGACAGGGCATTATCCAAGGCTTCGAAATTGTTCACGAATTGGCCTGGAATGTATTAAAGGACTTCCTTGAATACGAAGGCATACAAGGTATTGTTGGCTCCCGAAGCGCTGTGCGTGAGGCTTTTAAACGCGGCTTGATTGATGATGGCGAAACCTGGATGGACATGATCGAAAAGTGCAATCTTTCCAGCCACACCTATAACCTGGAGATAGCAGCAACGCTAACGACTGCCATCATCGACAGTTACTACCCGGTTTTTCTTGCCCTGCAACAAGACATGCAACAAAAACTTTGATTATGCCGGCTTTTGGACTTTCCGATAACACCTTGGCACTGATTCACCGGATTCTTGCCGAATTCCCTGACGTCGAAACGGCTATTTTGTATGGCTCCAGAGCCAAGGGTACTTACCGTAAAGGTTCTGACATTGATTTAACTTTGAGTGGGGCAAATCTGGATCAGCGCCAGTTAGCCAAAATTGCCGGCAAACTCGACGAATCAGTGATTCCTTATCAGGTGGATTTATCGATCAGGGAACAAATTGATAATCCGGCTTTGCTGGAGCATATTCAGCGGGTAGGCATGTTGTTTTATGAGCGGTGAGTGGGCGAGCTAACCTGCCTACAGGGCTAGAGCTTACCTTTGAATCAGCAAAAACCCGCAAGCGACCCAGCTTGGCGGGTTTTTTATTGTCAGGTCATAGATGTACCCGAAGTTTTGAGCTCATCTAACTTTTCAAATAAGACGAAGCGCTCTGGAAAAAAGTGGTTACACCATCGAATTAGATTATTTTGTCACTACACCTTTTGAAAAGGTAAGGCTTTGCTTTATTTTTTGTGGCTCAGTCTCACCATTGACGTTGGTAAAAACAAGCCTACCAGAGCCATTTTTATAATCGTTACGAAAATCATAGACTGAGCCGATAATGATTAGCTTGCCCTGCTCCAACTCAGGTTGAAATAGCTTTACAGCAAATGCGACTTGTTGGTTGACATTAGCTTCCACGGCATCTTTGACCTGGACTAGGTCTTCTGGATTGCCTTTGGACACGTGAATAGTACTCAGGTCATCTTTGATAGCGGGTTCCAGCTTGGAATAATCTGTCATGGCCGCTCTCACGGCACCGCACATTGAATGGCCTACTATTAATAACAATGGGGTATGCAGATGGCGGATGCCATATTCAATTGAACCTTTTGCAGTAGCAACCTGATTACCAATATCCCGAACCATGAACAAATCGCCATCTGGATGCGGATCAATCGCATGGGAGTGAACTCTTGAATCTGCACATGTTACTACTGTTGCTTTGGGTTTTTGACCTTTGACAAAGGGCAGAAAATAATCGGATTTGTGCCGGTCAACAAAATTGTGGTTTGCTTTTAGCACATGAGTAACAGCGGCATGAATTTGGCTTTGTTCGCTGCTTGCCGAATCGTTATGGCCTTCTGCATATATGTTGTTCACCAGTAAACCGTTAAGGCCTAACAAGAGAAGTGCTTTAAATATTGATTTCATGGCAAATAAGGTTTAGCAAATTACTGGTAAGCGGTGATAATCATGCTTTATTAGACAATGTTTGTTTTTCTATAAGCGTTGGGGCGCCGAGCTCTAAGCAGAGACGAACAAATAGCATTATATCGTCATCTGTCTATGCTCTTAATCTATTGATTTATAAATGGTGCCAAAATGAACACTCAAGACTCAGTTAAAGTTTGGGATCTGCCGCTAAGGATTTTCCATTGGCTGCTGGTTGCCGGATTTGTTATTGCCTATGTGACTGAAGAGGATTTATTGACGCTGCATGTCTGGGCGGGTTATCTGGTGTCGGGGCTTTTAATCTTTCGCCTTGCCTGGGGCTTTTTGGGTAATCAGTATGCCAAGTTTAACGGTTTTCTGGTCAAGCCTGCGGAGTCGATTAATTATGTTAAGGATTTGATTGCTTTTAAAGCAAAACGCTACTTGGGACATAATCCAGCCGGGGCCGCGATGATTGTCTTATTATTGATCAGTTTGGTGATGACGACCTTAACGGGCTTTGCTGTTTACGGTGCAGATCAAACGGCAGGCCCACTGGCCAGCATTGGGGCTGATAATGAAGAACTGTGGGAGGAATTGCATGAGTTTTTTGCTAACTTCACGCTAGTATTGGTTTTTGTGCATGTTGCCGGTGTGGCCGTTGAAAGTTATATTCATCGGGAAAATTTGGCCAAGGCCATGGTTAATGGCTATAAAAAATTAACGACGGATTCCAGTAAAAATAGGCCCGATTGAACGTTGTGTGATTTTGGTTCTGCCAGCCCCTATACCGATAGGGATTTTAGGTGCGTTCAACACATGACCTGGCGTCTGGGCCATCGCCGACCAGCCCCTAGGCTTGTGTCATGATTTTAAGGGAAAGCCCATGTCTGAAATAAAGAAATCTGTTAGCAAAAGCTCTACTTTTGAAAACAGTATTGCTGGATTGAGTGTGCTGGGCATAGGCTGCTATCTGGTGGTTCACACTGGGCTTGATATGGGGCATCAGACATATACACTGTCGCTGAATATTGCTTTTTCTTCTGCTATTGCTCAACTGTTTCAAGACTATCATCAGTTCACGGTTGAATTAGCACAACTGCCTTTACTGGCTGTATTGCTACTGGGCGGTATTCCGCTGGTATTCCAACTGTTTGTTAAGCTTTTCAAGGGTGAGTTTGGCGCCGATTTGCTGGCAGGTTTATCGATTATCACTGCTGTATTGCTGGACGAATACCTGGCAGGCAGTTTGGTGGTATTGATGTTATCGGGCGGTGTGGCACTTGAAACCTACGCGGTGCGTAAGGCTTCTTCGGTACTGGAAGCGTTGGCGAATCGTATGCCATCGGTTGCTCATCGAAAAGCGGCAGACACGGTGATTGATATCACCACTGAGCAAGTCAATATTGGCGATATCTTAGTGATTCTGCCGCACGAAATTTGCCCGGTTGATGGTACGGTGCTGGAAGGAACTGGGACGATGGATGAATCGTATTTGACGGGTGAACCTTATATGATGTCGAAAACCACCGGCTCACAGGTGATGTCTGGTGCGATTAATGGGGATGCTGCATTATCTATTCGGGCTGACAAACTCTCTGTTGATTCACGATACGCCAAAATCATGGAAGTGATGCGCTCATCTGAGCAATACCGGCCCAATATTAGGCGACTGGGTGATCAACTCGGCGCACTTTATACGCCGTTAGCGGTGGTGATTGCGGTGACTGCTTGGCTATTGAGCGATGATGTGGTGCGATTTCTGGCGGTTTTGGTGGTTGCTACGCCTTGTCCTTTGCTAATCGGCATCCCTGTTACTATTATCAGTTCAATTTCGCTGGCAGCGCGTCGGGAAATTATTATTAAAAATCCCGCCATTCTGGAAACGATAGGTACCTGCCGCACGGCTATTTTTGATAAGACCGGCACTTTAACTTATGGACG
Coding sequences within it:
- a CDS encoding DUF3368 domain-containing protein translates to MARNVVIDSSPLIGLALVGGLVWLPKLFGQVYLPESVKQEVLPGKKAPGELAIAHAIAEGSVTVWPHLISPTLDIDLDAGETDCINIGLTDPDQVLLIMDERAGRAVAKEKGLRVIGTAAIIGLAKKQGLIPSARAIFEVLHSSDFRISAAVINQVLASVNET
- a CDS encoding UPF0175 family protein; the encoded protein is MKTVNVSGLKNNPSEALRMAHEDMVLVMNRNEPDAVMVGLKSAKIIGMPGVRKALATALFKDGNLSLARSAKLADMPLASFMAHVSRLGIPVVDQTAEEVQQDLDTLDQWLSQA
- a CDS encoding nucleotidyltransferase domain-containing protein, giving the protein MPAFGLSDNTLALIHRILAEFPDVETAILYGSRAKGTYRKGSDIDLTLSGANLDQRQLAKIAGKLDESVIPYQVDLSIREQIDNPALLEHIQRVGMLFYER
- a CDS encoding nucleotidyltransferase substrate binding protein, translating into MSDTDIRWKQRFDNFNRALHQLRLAVELSQQRPLSDLERQGIIQGFEIVHELAWNVLKDFLEYEGIQGIVGSRSAVREAFKRGLIDDGETWMDMIEKCNLSSHTYNLEIAATLTTAIIDSYYPVFLALQQDMQQKL
- a CDS encoding P-loop NTPase fold protein; amino-acid sequence: MSLKSTKEQLIQLLADKDNKVIALSGKWGTGKSHMWDEVKKSSADVDVQNALYASLFGLSTIEQIKIKLLQSAVPSMKANPHLWKSATEVYKTGVKALEGVHKSLGALNDIGLIFAPAMLNNKIIVLDDLERKHERLNIDEVLGFIDEFTQQHDSRFVLILNSDKLDQRKIWDTFREKVIDEELRLNTSTEEAFKIAVGLSPSKYEATIQCSVELCKLTNIRVIQKIIKAINRILGNREDLSEAVLYRVIPSTVLLAAIHYKGIDDGPDFDFVLSQGSDRDWSVLHDKKVEETEESKRKSKWKLLTTELGIRGCDDFELVVIEYLESGLFDVSMVTAIVDRYIAEEDALEARNACNKFLERLAWDYRMNEAQLLEEAALVVAKAHLLDPYMVSSLHENITEIPGGQQIADAAVAGWIEAFRARNLEEAELNNFFNRKIHHLIESEFNNINNKAQVKTTILDACFYVAKNSAWGARQELAFKSATIQDIESIILNSGISDLKFFMFKMLDMCIHRKTYESYLNPCSFFL
- a CDS encoding carbonic anhydrase, which codes for MKSIFKALLLLGLNGLLVNNIYAEGHNDSASSEQSQIHAAVTHVLKANHNFVDRHKSDYFLPFVKGQKPKATVVTCADSRVHSHAIDPHPDGDLFMVRDIGNQVATAKGSIEYGIRHLHTPLLLIVGHSMCGAVRAAMTDYSKLEPAIKDDLSTIHVSKGNPEDLVQVKDAVEANVNQQVAFAVKLFQPELEQGKLIIIGSVYDFRNDYKNGSGRLVFTNVNGETEPQKIKQSLTFSKGVVTK
- a CDS encoding IS4 family transposase, whose amino-acid sequence is MDLNDGLRAILKDHVSWSKRRLDCFIGLLLALIQSRHMNLTQLAVNFGGQATLKSRYRRLQRFFQTVVFDYDAVAHLIMQLFDFKGQSYYLTLDRTNWKWGKANLNILTLAIAYKGMAVPVYWLVLNKQGNSNQRERIALLQRFIRQFGRHGIQGVLADREFIGDQWWQWLTDHTIPYLIRMKDNQLLTNRRHAGKPVQALFRDLKVGEQRVLRKRQRIGDQWVWLNALKLETNELLVLASNRRLAQAIQVYGQRWQIENLFQCLKGRGFHLEETRLTRLTRLTRYYRIKKVMALQAIAFCWAHKVGEWKHRAVKPLTIKQHGRPECSLFRYGLDELNNFLLKTVKSADEMLRFWILFLCPPTMIDYDRSRSGKITLRI
- a CDS encoding anti-phage-associated DUF3780 domain-containing protein; its protein translation is MATRKKETAQTIVHPTLGFGVPATSDPHHFIVEIPRTNTGGVSIVENLGMQTHDHSQSLIVRVVLERTRWTAIRGEVQRAFNARLKERNLKTSTWKVGPNPVDRLLGKELCVLAWAVEGMEFDHIPIAVRNWLALRPEERWWLFGMTAITTGGINDGNKGWRLALRHALGDVAQHEIFKPRQPQSKIQSTEKDTAQGTVSLFDFE
- a CDS encoding TOBE domain-containing protein, which encodes MKTSARNQFSGVIKEVVIGSVNAEVILELSGGELIVAAVTKESVESLGIKTGISAIALVKAPQIIVVSDFGGYKISARNQLSGTISRVTPGAVNSEVDIELKGGQKVAATVTVDSINTLGLQKGQTVTAVFKAGAVLLAIPA
- a CDS encoding cytochrome b/b6 domain-containing protein; amino-acid sequence: MNTQDSVKVWDLPLRIFHWLLVAGFVIAYVTEEDLLTLHVWAGYLVSGLLIFRLAWGFLGNQYAKFNGFLVKPAESINYVKDLIAFKAKRYLGHNPAGAAMIVLLLISLVMTTLTGFAVYGADQTAGPLASIGADNEELWEELHEFFANFTLVLVFVHVAGVAVESYIHRENLAKAMVNGYKKLTTDSSKNRPD
- a CDS encoding DUF5615 family PIN-like protein; the protein is MIFWIDAQLPPRLANWLIQTFNEAYALRDLNLRDAEDEQIFHTARRPGIVIISKDSDFVEMVLRLGSPPQLLWVTCGNVTNTRLENLLLKVFPRAQELLSQGESIVELTDLDSNQYKNH
- a CDS encoding DUF433 domain-containing protein produces the protein MRIRVSDILQMLGEGVSSDEILLDFPVLEIQDIQACLLYAARRANLERLAA
- a CDS encoding TOBE domain-containing protein encodes the protein MAKTENSSSCVQGEIRLATVLDQSIFDLMRAIDGCGSINQAAKQLGLSYKSAWTIIERANNQSAKTLITSETGGVKGGGTSLTPAGRILLNLFTKLEAQHQQFLLQLNQTVEADAEVLMLLKPLNIKTSAANQMFGVVTQLSKGPVHTEVLVKLKGGAKVCASLSHTEAEALALEPSSEVLALINQNEISLFVGPEKWRFSARNQLLGIISRVHLDEVNAEIVIYLAGGDSFSALVTRHSALNMGLKPGMQCRAIFKSNAILLARLG